CGCCCGATTTCACGAGCGAGCCGGCCGAAACCGACCTCACGCGCGCAATCGTCGCGAGTTTCTTATCTTGCGTGATATTGACCGTTTGCGTTTGGTCGGCAAACACGACGACGCCCGGAACGGACTCGTCGGCAAAGCCTTCTTTCGAAACGGTGATGGTATACGTATCTGGTGACAGGGACAGGAAGTTAAAGTGTCCCGTCGCGTCCGTACGTGAGGTAGCGACGCCAGATGGGGAGACCGCCTTTAAGGTTGCGTCAGCAACCGGGGCTCCGCTGGTTTCGCGTACGTAGCCGGAGATGCCGCCGGTGGTCCCGGCCAGTGCCCATGTTCCCTGGAACAGGAACGCCACTAGCAGCATCAGGGCTACGCCTACACGACGGAGGGTTCGTTTCGGATTCATTACTTGCCCTCAATTGTTGTGGAGTAGTGTGCCTATGAAGTGACCCCAAGGCGCAATAAGCCTAAGGGATCACACCCAGAACACATGAGGCAGCTTCTCCCGACAAACGTAGGCTCCTTTATATGGCTTTAAGAAACACAGGGGGTCCCCAGGAACAGCAAAAGGCCCTCGCGCTGCGAGGGCCTTTGAGCCGTTTAGACCAGTCGCTTTCTCGGCCTACAGAAGCGAGGGATAGGTGCCCGAGGGGGCCCATATTGCTAAAATACCAATGCAGGATGGCATTTAAAAATGGTACACTTAATTACCATGCAGGTACGAATAGATGGCGCGGGACGAATCGTACTCCCGAAAGCCGTGCGTGACGAGCTCCAACTAATGCCCGGCGATTCGCTCGATCTGGAGCGCAGCGCCAACGGCGTGACGCTACGTCCGGCGGCAGCGCACGTTGCGATGCGGACGAAAGATGGAGTGTATGTGTTTCGCAGCGGAGAGCCGTTGACGGCGGAATCCGCGCAAGCGGGACTCGACGC
The DNA window shown above is from Candidatus Dormiibacterota bacterium and carries:
- a CDS encoding carboxypeptidase-like regulatory domain-containing protein — encoded protein: MLLVAFLFQGTWALAGTTGGISGYVRETSGAPVADATLKAVSPSGVATSRTDATGHFNFLSLSPDTYTITVSKEGFADESVPGVVVFADQTQTVNITQDKKLATIARVRSVSAGSLVKSGVTADQYSVDSKTIGKVAALGGGGNLDSAYSAIASVPGVNVPIGGSGWNNNVAYIRGSQSFFTSY
- a CDS encoding AbrB/MazE/SpoVT family DNA-binding domain-containing protein, translated to MQVRIDGAGRIVLPKAVRDELQLMPGDSLDLERSANGVTLRPAAAHVAMRTKDGVYVFRSGEPLTAESAQAGLDALRQGREKRARSGADE